Proteins encoded together in one Flavobacteriales bacterium window:
- a CDS encoding SRPBCC family protein produces MSTRITVSALVNRPVSGVWTIWTDPAHIMRWNAASDDWHCPRASNDLRTGGKFSSTMAARDGSFSFDFEGVYDDVQEHRRIAYTMSDGRTCDVRFTEEGGGTRITETFDAETMNSEDMQRAGWQAILDRFKMHAESQD; encoded by the coding sequence ATGAGCACCCGCATCACCGTATCCGCCCTGGTCAACAGACCCGTGTCCGGGGTCTGGACGATCTGGACCGACCCGGCCCACATCATGCGATGGAACGCGGCCAGTGATGACTGGCACTGCCCACGGGCCTCGAACGACCTGCGGACCGGTGGGAAGTTCAGCAGCACGATGGCCGCGCGCGACGGCAGCTTCAGCTTCGACTTCGAGGGCGTGTACGACGATGTGCAGGAGCACCGGCGCATCGCGTACACGATGAGCGACGGACGGACCTGTGATGTGCGGTTCACCGAGGAAGGCGGAGGGACCCGCATCACCGAGACCTTTGACGCCGAGACCATGAACAGCGAGGACATGCAGCGGGCCGGCTGGCAGGCGATCCTGGACCGCTTCAAGATGCACGCTGAGTCACAGGACTGA
- a CDS encoding GyrI-like domain-containing protein: MISTPEVTTTTEQATATIHLVIPCQEMGRHMDPAIREIIAAINGQGLRITGPMFCHHHRRPTDSFDFEIGFPVSGPVREDGRVRNNRLPAVQVVRAVYEGPYDGLGGAWGELQGWVRAQGIPETGRFIERYLNNPDKVQDPSGYRTELNWIIG, translated from the coding sequence ATGATCAGCACGCCCGAAGTCACCACCACCACGGAACAGGCCACCGCCACCATCCACCTGGTGATCCCGTGCCAGGAGATGGGCCGCCACATGGACCCGGCGATCCGGGAGATCATCGCGGCCATCAACGGCCAGGGGCTCCGGATCACCGGTCCGATGTTCTGCCATCACCATCGACGACCCACCGACAGTTTCGACTTCGAGATCGGCTTCCCGGTGTCGGGTCCTGTGAGGGAGGACGGGCGCGTGCGGAACAACAGACTGCCCGCCGTGCAGGTGGTGCGCGCCGTGTACGAAGGGCCGTACGATGGGCTTGGTGGGGCCTGGGGTGAACTGCAGGGCTGGGTGCGCGCACAGGGGATCCCGGAGACCGGTCGGTTCATCGAGCGCTACCTGAACAACCCGGATAAGGTGCAGGACCCGAGCGGATACCGCACTGAACTGAACTGGATCATCGGCTGA
- a CDS encoding DsbA family protein: MPAERPVLLYVMDPLCGWCYAFGHELDTVRAQLADSIDVQLVLGGMVTGDREGPMGDMADHILSAIPRLESYTGVRIGEPYKDQLRLGTRWSSSVPPCLAIAAFRALAPDRTVAFAHEVQHAYFRDGLDLNDRSLYPTLAARHGVDGAQLTAALADPAAKLAFEADIRRSGELGVQGFPAVFVVVKGSPRPVSSGYRSAADLLAAVRAALHAR, encoded by the coding sequence ATGCCCGCTGAACGACCCGTGCTGCTCTATGTGATGGACCCCTTGTGCGGCTGGTGCTACGCCTTCGGCCACGAGCTGGACACCGTACGTGCGCAGCTGGCCGACAGCATCGACGTGCAGCTGGTGCTGGGCGGCATGGTCACCGGCGACCGCGAGGGACCGATGGGCGACATGGCCGACCACATCCTCAGCGCCATCCCCCGGCTGGAGTCATACACCGGCGTGCGCATCGGCGAGCCCTACAAGGACCAGCTGCGCCTCGGCACGCGCTGGAGCAGCAGCGTGCCGCCGTGCCTGGCCATCGCCGCCTTCCGCGCCCTGGCCCCCGACCGCACCGTCGCCTTCGCCCACGAGGTGCAGCACGCGTACTTCCGCGACGGCCTCGACCTCAACGACCGAAGCCTCTATCCCACCCTCGCCGCCCGCCACGGCGTGGACGGCGCCCAGCTCACTGCAGCCCTGGCCGACCCGGCCGCCAAGCTCGCCTTCGAGGCGGACATCCGGCGCTCCGGCGAGCTCGGCGTGCAGGGCTTCCCGGCCGTGTTCGTCGTGGTGAAGGGCAGCCCCAGGCCGGTGAGCAGCGGCTACCGCAGCGCCGCGGACCTGCTGGCCGCCGTGCGCGCCGCCCTGCACGCCCGCTGA
- a CDS encoding DUF1801 domain-containing protein, with the protein MRATDDYLAALPADQRKALVVLRQRIQAAVPGIEEHFGYGMPAFKFHGHPLVYVGAAKAHCALYGTVPKELAEALKGFRTSKGAIHFTPEKPLPAALVKALMKAKCAEILARWPATRAVPRG; encoded by the coding sequence ATGCGGGCCACGGACGACTACCTCGCGGCCTTGCCGGCCGATCAGCGCAAGGCCTTGGTGGTGCTGCGGCAACGTATCCAGGCCGCCGTCCCCGGCATCGAGGAGCACTTCGGCTACGGCATGCCCGCGTTCAAGTTCCACGGACATCCGTTGGTGTACGTCGGTGCGGCCAAGGCCCATTGCGCGTTGTATGGCACCGTGCCGAAGGAGCTGGCCGAGGCACTGAAGGGCTTCCGGACCAGCAAGGGTGCCATCCACTTCACCCCGGAGAAACCATTGCCTGCGGCGCTGGTGAAGGCGCTGATGAAAGCGAAATGCGCGGAGATCCTGGCCCGGTGGCCGGCGACCCGTGCCGTGCCCCGCGGATGA
- a CDS encoding TonB-dependent receptor, with amino-acid sequence MLRTALLALFLLPVLSALAQQEGTLYGTVRTPDGRVAPFVNVFVEGMARGTTTADDGRYELKVPAGVELLLRFSFAGSTQDRRVTVRGGERQRLDVELPVNTLGQVDVRSGDSERDAGITVLDAKLTRFMPSPMGGVEALLSGQLGVVMRNELSSGYSVRGGNFDENLVYVNGIEVYRPFLVRAGQQEGLSFPNPDLIERIHFSAGGFEARYGDKLSSVLDITYKRPKGFAGSATASLQGGAIHLESAMLKKRLRQITGFRYRTNAYLLRSLDTKGEYDPRYLDLQSYWTYDLSDKVELGFLGLYSSNQYRLSPQSRQTEFGNFNQALRFTVFFEGRERTEFDTWSGALNLNWKAGKDALLKFTVSAFDTRETETFDVLGQYFLDELDRDLGSDQFGEVVRNLGVGGYLDHARNDLSAQVITVAHRGYKQLRKSYLQWGVDGRRETISDRLSEWTMVDSADYSIPQSEGEDLELSYVLKSRAELESYRASAYVQNAWTWETRPGRSWGLNAGLRANWWSYNQETVVSPRLRATYAPGWTRVTHKGDTVDRRHRFWFATGLYYQPPFYRELRGFDGQLNPDIRAQRSIHVLLGWERELRIFQRPFKLTTEAYYKHMDHVIPYEVDNVRIRYYGRNNARAYAAGLDLKLNGELIPGIESWAGVSVMTVQEDLVDDFYYLRFNAAGDTIRPGYTFDQVAVDSTRIEPGYIPKPTDQRVNFALYFQDEMPRWPTFKVHLNLVFGTRLPFGPPNDDRYSDTLRTGLYRRVDIGFSKQLLGARGQDKKGFLRHINDMWVSVEVFNLLNINNTIDYTWVQDVSGRFYAIPDNLTPRRLNVKLIAWF; translated from the coding sequence ATGCTGCGCACCGCCCTGCTCGCGCTGTTCCTGCTCCCCGTGCTCTCCGCCCTCGCACAGCAGGAGGGCACCCTCTACGGCACGGTGCGCACGCCCGACGGCCGCGTGGCGCCCTTCGTCAACGTCTTCGTGGAGGGCATGGCCCGCGGCACCACCACCGCCGACGACGGCCGCTACGAGCTGAAGGTGCCGGCCGGCGTGGAGCTGCTGCTGCGCTTCAGCTTCGCCGGCAGCACGCAGGACCGCCGCGTCACCGTGCGCGGCGGCGAGCGCCAGCGGCTGGACGTGGAGCTGCCCGTGAACACCCTGGGGCAGGTGGACGTGCGCAGCGGCGACAGCGAGCGCGACGCCGGCATCACCGTGCTCGACGCCAAGCTCACGCGCTTCATGCCCAGCCCCATGGGCGGCGTGGAGGCCCTGCTCAGCGGCCAGCTCGGCGTGGTGATGCGCAACGAGCTGAGCTCCGGCTACAGCGTGCGCGGCGGCAACTTCGACGAGAACCTGGTGTACGTCAACGGCATCGAGGTGTACCGCCCCTTTCTGGTGCGCGCCGGACAGCAAGAGGGCCTGAGCTTCCCCAACCCCGACCTCATCGAGCGCATCCACTTCAGCGCCGGCGGCTTCGAGGCCCGCTACGGCGACAAGCTCAGCAGCGTGCTCGACATCACCTACAAGCGCCCCAAGGGCTTCGCCGGCTCGGCCACGGCCAGCCTGCAGGGCGGCGCCATCCACCTGGAGAGCGCCATGCTGAAGAAGCGCCTGCGCCAGATCACCGGCTTCCGCTACCGCACCAACGCCTACCTGCTGCGCAGCCTAGACACCAAGGGCGAGTACGACCCGCGCTACCTCGACCTGCAATCGTACTGGACCTACGACCTCAGCGACAAGGTGGAGCTCGGCTTCCTGGGCCTCTACTCCAGCAACCAGTACCGCCTGAGCCCCCAGAGCCGGCAGACCGAGTTCGGCAACTTCAACCAGGCTCTGCGCTTCACGGTGTTCTTCGAGGGCCGCGAGCGCACCGAGTTCGACACCTGGTCCGGCGCCCTCAACCTCAACTGGAAGGCTGGCAAGGACGCCCTGCTGAAGTTCACCGTCAGCGCCTTCGACACGCGCGAGACCGAGACCTTCGACGTGCTCGGCCAGTACTTCCTGGATGAGCTGGACCGTGACCTGGGCAGCGACCAGTTCGGCGAGGTGGTGCGCAACCTGGGCGTGGGCGGCTACCTCGACCACGCCCGCAACGACCTCAGCGCGCAGGTGATCACCGTGGCCCACCGCGGCTACAAGCAGCTGCGCAAGAGCTACCTGCAGTGGGGCGTCGACGGCCGCCGCGAGACCATCAGTGACCGCCTCAGCGAGTGGACCATGGTGGACTCGGCCGACTACAGCATCCCGCAGAGCGAAGGCGAGGACCTGGAGCTGAGCTACGTGCTGAAGAGCCGCGCCGAGCTGGAGAGCTACCGCGCCAGCGCCTACGTACAGAACGCGTGGACCTGGGAGACCCGTCCCGGCCGCAGCTGGGGCCTCAACGCCGGTTTGCGCGCCAACTGGTGGAGCTACAACCAGGAGACCGTGGTGAGCCCCCGCTTGCGCGCCACCTACGCCCCCGGATGGACGCGCGTGACCCACAAGGGCGACACGGTGGACCGCCGCCACCGCTTCTGGTTCGCCACAGGCCTCTACTACCAGCCGCCTTTCTACCGCGAGCTGCGCGGCTTCGACGGCCAGCTGAACCCCGACATCCGCGCTCAGCGCAGCATCCACGTCCTTCTTGGCTGGGAACGCGAGCTGCGCATCTTCCAGCGCCCCTTCAAGCTCACCACCGAGGCCTACTACAAGCACATGGACCACGTGATCCCCTACGAGGTGGACAACGTGCGCATCCGCTACTACGGCCGCAACAACGCCCGGGCCTACGCCGCGGGGCTCGACCTGAAGCTCAACGGCGAGCTCATCCCCGGCATCGAGTCGTGGGCCGGGGTCAGCGTGATGACGGTGCAGGAGGACCTGGTCGATGACTTCTACTACCTGCGCTTCAACGCCGCCGGCGACACCATCCGGCCGGGCTACACCTTCGACCAGGTGGCCGTGGACTCCACGCGCATCGAGCCGGGCTACATCCCCAAGCCCACCGACCAGCGCGTCAACTTCGCCCTCTACTTCCAGGACGAGATGCCGCGCTGGCCCACCTTCAAGGTGCACCTCAACCTGGTCTTCGGCACCCGCCTGCCCTTCGGCCCGCCCAACGACGACCGCTACAGCGATACCCTCCGCACCGGACTCTACCGCCGGGTCGACATCGGCTTCAGCAAGCAGCTGCTCGGCGCGCGCGGGCAGGACAAGAAGGGCTTCCTGCGCCACATCAACGACATGTGGGTGAGCGTGGAGGTCTTCAACCTGCTCAACATCAACAACACCATCGACTACACCTGGGTGCAGGACGTCAGCGGCCGGTTCTACGCCATCCCGGACAACCTCACCCCGCGCCGCCTCAACGTGAAGCTCATCGCCTGGTTCTGA
- a CDS encoding DUF1801 domain-containing protein produces MARFDPATTTLLDAHQHPLRKAIDALRALILSVDPSIVEGVKWNTASYRTTDWFATLNGPRHVKEPMIILHAGAKAKGVMLKDRIPDPEGMLKWIGNDRAQVVFKDAADIKAKQNVLRAIVSAWIELV; encoded by the coding sequence ATGGCGCGCTTCGATCCAGCCACCACCACGCTCCTCGATGCGCACCAGCATCCGCTCCGCAAGGCGATCGACGCGTTGCGCGCACTGATCCTCAGTGTGGATCCGTCGATCGTGGAAGGGGTGAAGTGGAACACGGCCAGCTACAGGACGACCGACTGGTTCGCCACCTTGAACGGTCCGAGGCATGTGAAGGAGCCGATGATCATCCTTCATGCGGGTGCGAAGGCCAAAGGCGTCATGTTAAAGGATCGCATTCCCGACCCGGAGGGCATGTTGAAGTGGATAGGCAACGACCGGGCGCAGGTCGTATTCAAGGACGCGGCGGACATCAAGGCGAAACAGAACGTGCTGCGGGCGATCGTCAGCGCGTGGATCGAACTCGTGTAA
- a CDS encoding SRPBCC domain-containing protein: MPTSALFHFIVDKADRTITVERSFHAPLDRVWAAWTEAELLCQWWAPKPYACVITALDLRPGGRWSYTMQGPEGDRHHDYFAYEKVEPKTCFSGRDGFCDEQGRINMDMPRVRWESRIGPHGSGTLVQVRIDLDTPEDLERIVAMGFKEGFTAGLDQLEDLLTSGTR, from the coding sequence ATGCCCACCTCGGCCCTCTTCCACTTCATCGTCGACAAGGCCGATCGCACCATCACCGTGGAGCGTTCCTTCCACGCCCCGCTCGATCGGGTCTGGGCCGCCTGGACCGAAGCGGAGCTCCTCTGCCAGTGGTGGGCGCCGAAACCCTACGCATGCGTGATCACCGCGCTCGATCTGCGTCCGGGCGGGCGTTGGAGCTACACCATGCAAGGCCCTGAAGGCGACCGCCATCATGACTACTTCGCCTATGAGAAGGTCGAGCCCAAGACCTGCTTCTCCGGCCGGGACGGTTTCTGCGATGAGCAGGGTCGGATCAACATGGACATGCCGCGCGTGCGGTGGGAGAGCCGGATCGGCCCGCACGGGAGCGGTACCTTGGTGCAGGTGCGGATCGACCTCGACACCCCGGAGGACCTGGAGCGGATCGTGGCCATGGGCTTCAAGGAGGGCTTCACCGCAGGCCTCGACCAGCTCGAGGACCTGCTCACATCCGGAACGCGATGA